From the Planctomycetaceae bacterium genome, the window CCAAACGGTCTCGCAGAAAACCAAAACGCGTACGTGAGCTTGCTGAACAAATCCGGCTGATGGCCCCCCAGCTGATGGATCGCATCCGAATTCGCGCAAAGAAGTCGGATCTGAAACCACGACAACGAACAGCCGTCGAAGAGATCCGGAAAACACAGGGATCTGCATTCGCCAGTCTGGCACTGCTTCTGGTGACGATCGTCGCACTCAGTTGCCTTCGACTGACCGTCGACGCTGAAGAACAGCCACTGCCAATCATAGCATCGTTTGCCGAAGAGGTTGTTGAGTCGGACGCGGAGCCACAACCGATCGAACCGCCGGAAGAAGAAACAGGCGAGCAACAAATGGCCGAGGCTGAGGAACCAGAAGCCGAAGAATCGGAGCCTGAACCGGAAGAGGAAATGGCCGAAGAGGCTGAACCCGTCGAGACACCGGAGCCCCTGGTCCCCGAAGAGGCAACGAGCGAACCGGAGATGCCCGTCGATCCCGATTCGAACTCCGCCGACCTACCCATGACCGATACGGCCGAGGAATCAACCACCCTAGCGACGGCGACGGCAGAATCTTCCGCAGAAGCATCCAGCGCTGTCGACAATCGCAGTGAAGCGGGTCGAAAGATGATGCTGCAGAAATACGGAGGATCAGCTGCCAGTGAATCCGCCGTCGGGCATGCCCTGGAGTGGATCGCTTCGTGTCAGCGCCGGGATGGCAGCTGGGACTTTATCGATATCGGTCCATGCACAAATCCCGGGACCGTTAACAATCCGATAGGGGGCACGGCCTACGCACTGCTGCCATTTCTGGCTGCTGGACACACTCATCGGGATAAGAATTCCCGGTACAGGCGGCAGGTTGAAGCAGGATTAAACTACCTGAGCAGTGTCGGCATTCGAACACCAGCTGGTTATGATCTGCGTGGTGTGCTGAATAAAGGTGACAAAGATGATCAGCCGAACGAAGCCTATTACGTTCACGGAGCGGCGACGCTGGCCGTCTGTGAAGCCTACGGAATGACCAATGACCGCCGACTGAAACCGGTGGCCGAAGGCGCGGTGCTGTTTCTGCTGAATTCACAGGACCCTCGCGGTGGCGGATGGAGATATGTCCCGCAACAGGCAGGCTCCACATCCGTAACGGCCATTCAGGTGATGGCTCTCATGGCGGCAAAGAAAGCGGGCATCAAAGTGCCGGAGGCATCTCTGCAGAAAATCATGCACTACCTGGATACCGTACAGGTCGATGGTGAAGGGCGCTATGGATATGAAGTCGAGAAAAAATCCTATCAGGCCTCTATTACCGCCATGGCCCTTCTGTGCCGCATGTATCTTGGCTGGCGGCGGGCTGATGGCGACATGAAGGACGGAATCGCACTTCTGGACAAACGCGGCCCATATGACAATCTCTACTACAATTACTTCGCCACTCAAGTTATGCGAAACTGGGGTGGCGAAGAATGGAATCGCTGGAATGAACGATTGCGTGACGACCTGATCGCATGGCAGATAACCGAAGGGGAGGCCAAAGGCAGCTGGTCACCTCGAGACCGAAGCGACTACAGTAAATCAGGCGGAAGACTGCTGACAACATGTCTGGCGAC encodes:
- a CDS encoding prenyltransferase/squalene oxidase repeat-containing protein is translated as MNQKRRSDLHAESQTRTPSASPDEFAARLRGQAQEALTASVHHASLSQQYLALSQKFAALAEQAGRGKILNGQVDVAARLVAEANTGLPAPPIGIEQTAVCREPESRKNAPGPLETKTLVQPDTPSVGLEQLPTDGIEQRSARSTQLPKRSRRKPKRVRELAEQIRLMAPQLMDRIRIRAKKSDLKPRQRTAVEEIRKTQGSAFASLALLLVTIVALSCLRLTVDAEEQPLPIIASFAEEVVESDAEPQPIEPPEEETGEQQMAEAEEPEAEESEPEPEEEMAEEAEPVETPEPLVPEEATSEPEMPVDPDSNSADLPMTDTAEESTTLATATAESSAEASSAVDNRSEAGRKMMLQKYGGSAASESAVGHALEWIASCQRRDGSWDFIDIGPCTNPGTVNNPIGGTAYALLPFLAAGHTHRDKNSRYRRQVEAGLNYLSSVGIRTPAGYDLRGVLNKGDKDDQPNEAYYVHGAATLAVCEAYGMTNDRRLKPVAEGAVLFLLNSQDPRGGGWRYVPQQAGSTSVTAIQVMALMAAKKAGIKVPEASLQKIMHYLDTVQVDGEGRYGYEVEKKSYQASITAMALLCRMYLGWRRADGDMKDGIALLDKRGPYDNLYYNYFATQVMRNWGGEEWNRWNERLRDDLIAWQITEGEAKGSWSPRDRSDYSKSGGRLLTTCLATLTLQVYYRYHPVFPDTDTVHTDTVHQ